Proteins encoded in a region of the Dorea longicatena genome:
- a CDS encoding YbbR-like domain-containing protein, translating into MQKRITKNLTLKILAFLIAVFLWLIVVNIDDPVDDKTFSNIPVQVTHEEVITDNNNTYQIVDNTQEVNVTVTAQRSVLDKIKAEDIQATADMKELTLRTQVPIEITIKGYAGKYEKATANPRNLQIQIDEEAKNNFPITPTTTGTVRGGYEVGALKAVPEKVTLRGPKRIINSIAKVTAEADVSGLSEDETVEAKLVLYDANNNVIDQTLLANNLGKEGVSVEVELLQVKSVPIEVDTSDVSAAEGYKLGKITVEPQEVEITGDKTTLAGVSKISIPASALQLDNLTQKTDKTIDISSYIPSGVSLTEQNANKVVVSIPVQQPGAKTFEVSTNSIVVNNIAEGLSISYGSTVDLEIQIKGPGDALNLFSPAKKVSIDLKKYTNAGTYTVPVSVELPDGCSLVNNVNVEIILEKTKQNDKTQNENSSSEGQTKEDEKKTDTIR; encoded by the coding sequence ATGCAAAAAAGAATAACTAAGAATCTTACGCTGAAAATACTGGCTTTCCTGATTGCAGTATTTCTGTGGCTGATCGTGGTAAATATAGATGACCCGGTAGACGATAAGACTTTCTCAAATATACCGGTTCAGGTAACTCATGAAGAAGTAATTACAGATAATAATAATACGTATCAGATTGTTGATAATACACAGGAAGTGAATGTAACTGTTACGGCGCAGAGATCCGTATTAGATAAAATTAAGGCAGAAGATATTCAGGCAACTGCCGATATGAAAGAACTGACACTTCGTACACAGGTACCAATCGAAATAACAATCAAAGGTTATGCCGGAAAATATGAGAAAGCGACGGCAAATCCAAGAAATCTGCAGATCCAGATTGATGAGGAAGCAAAAAATAATTTCCCGATTACTCCGACAACAACAGGTACTGTAAGAGGTGGTTATGAAGTAGGAGCATTGAAAGCGGTTCCGGAAAAGGTAACGCTTAGAGGACCAAAACGAATTATCAACAGTATAGCCAAAGTTACCGCCGAAGCAGATGTATCAGGACTTTCGGAAGATGAGACGGTGGAAGCAAAACTGGTTCTGTATGATGCGAATAATAATGTGATTGATCAGACACTTCTGGCAAACAATCTTGGAAAAGAGGGAGTTAGTGTAGAAGTAGAACTTCTTCAGGTTAAAAGTGTTCCGATAGAAGTTGATACGTCAGATGTATCAGCGGCAGAGGGGTATAAACTTGGAAAAATAACGGTAGAGCCGCAGGAAGTTGAGATTACAGGAGATAAAACGACATTAGCAGGAGTTTCCAAAATCAGTATTCCGGCAAGTGCGTTACAGCTGGATAATCTGACACAGAAGACGGACAAAACAATTGATATTTCGTCTTATATTCCAAGTGGTGTGTCTTTGACAGAACAGAATGCGAATAAGGTGGTTGTATCAATTCCGGTACAGCAGCCGGGAGCGAAAACATTTGAAGTATCTACAAATTCTATTGTTGTAAACAATATAGCAGAAGGACTGAGCATTAGTTATGGTTCAACGGTTGATCTTGAGATACAGATAAAAGGACCTGGGGATGCACTGAATTTGTTCTCACCGGCAAAGAAAGTGAGTATTGATCTGAAGAAGTATACCAATGCAGGAACTTATACGGTTCCGGTATCTGTTGAACTTCCGGACGGATGTTCACTGGTGAATAATGTGAATGTAGAAATTATTCTGGAAAAAACAAAACAGAATGATAAGACACAAAATGAAAATAGTAGCAGTGAAGGTCAGACGAAAGAAGATGAGAAAAAGACAGATACAATCAGGTAA
- a CDS encoding ComF family protein, producing the protein MNHKKINKIKESIISLLWPEVCPFCQKVCRDGICKECRKKLELVKVREPRCMQCGKQIRSVEQEYCYDCMHTHHYYERGLSLWNHKNPVNQSVYQFKYHNQRRYGILYSQELVKEFQKEIERWRPDIIMPVPLHPSRKRKRGYNQAQILAEEIGKILEIPVDSKSLIRTRKTSPQKKLGHQERKKNLKHAFAVKHTFQAVKRVLLVDDIYTTGNTIDAVSNVLKQKGVENVYFLTISIGQGY; encoded by the coding sequence ATGAATCATAAAAAAATCAATAAGATTAAAGAATCAATCATATCTTTGCTCTGGCCGGAAGTTTGTCCATTCTGCCAAAAAGTATGCAGAGACGGCATCTGCAAAGAATGCAGAAAGAAGCTGGAACTAGTGAAAGTCAGAGAACCAAGGTGTATGCAATGTGGAAAACAGATCCGTAGTGTAGAGCAGGAATACTGTTATGACTGCATGCATACACATCATTATTATGAACGGGGATTGAGTTTGTGGAACCACAAAAACCCCGTAAATCAGTCTGTTTATCAATTTAAGTACCATAACCAAAGAAGATACGGAATATTATATAGTCAGGAACTTGTAAAAGAATTCCAAAAAGAAATAGAAAGATGGAGGCCGGATATTATTATGCCGGTACCGTTGCATCCTTCAAGAAAGAGAAAAAGAGGATATAATCAGGCACAGATACTTGCAGAAGAAATAGGAAAAATCCTGGAAATCCCGGTGGACAGTAAAAGTCTGATAAGAACCAGAAAGACCAGTCCGCAGAAAAAACTAGGTCACCAGGAAAGAAAAAAGAATCTGAAGCACGCATTTGCAGTGAAACATACATTTCAGGCAGTAAAGAGAGTGTTGTTGGTTGATGACATTTATACAACGGGAAATACAATTGATGCAGTGTCAAATGTATTGAAACAGAAAGGTGTAGAGAATGTTTACTTTTTAACCATAAGTATTGGACAAGGGTACTGA
- a CDS encoding GH25 family lysozyme: MKRIMTVMLAVIYITTGTISVMAGEPENNDAQKKESVSDSVKVQTSENTDEDRPKENSWRYSNGELIPQEDDATSNARAVTNAWKKVNGQFVNSLGKPIPGAKKKGMDISEYQGTINWDTVKNRSDIDFVIIRCSYGSGYKDRKWEYNVKECERLGIPYGVYIYSTATTVSAVEKEAENVKKMLEGHQPTYPVYFDMEENSVLNLGSSTIGKLANTFCSKISGAGYKVGIYASLYWWNSILTDRVFKNESWSKWVAQYSASCQYQSKYDMWQCTSSGKVNGVSTNVDINFWMSDEPVINQDADRVMVSDENIITYTSHMQSYGWQEPVNNGYQTGKPGYGKRLEAFKINVGGGYGDLGVRYQACIQDEGWKPLAETGQLAGTEGKSKYIQAVKISLTGSQAENYDIYYRVYSQNFGWLGWTSNGQPAGSQGYEKRIEALQIAVLPKGATIPGTTDNSYKTTGKKVEYRTYVEKQGWKKYSADGEQSGTIGQARAVQGLAVRVNDTQYSGNIVYDTYMQSYGWMGEKANNTAAGILNGGKRMEAIKLHLTGELAEKYDIYYRVHTQTFGWLDWAKNGEPSGTKDYAKRIEAVQVKVVPKGNPAPGATSIAFKEAKIAYKTHVQTYGWMSKVHDGETAGTSGKAKRMEALNIAMVDSSYNKEISYRTHVQTYGWQKWVNGGKNSGTEGKAKRLEAIQIELKDSLADQYDIYYRVHAQTYGWLGWAKNGEKAGTEGLAKRLEAIQIVLVEKGGAAPGSTNKFFIKKDK; encoded by the coding sequence ATGAAAAGGATAATGACGGTAATGCTGGCTGTCATATATATTACGACAGGTACAATCAGCGTTATGGCAGGAGAACCGGAGAATAACGACGCTCAAAAAAAGGAATCTGTCTCTGATTCAGTGAAAGTGCAGACGAGTGAGAATACAGATGAGGACAGGCCGAAAGAAAATAGTTGGAGATATTCGAATGGTGAATTAATACCACAAGAAGATGATGCGACAAGTAATGCAAGGGCTGTTACAAATGCATGGAAAAAGGTCAATGGACAATTTGTTAACAGTCTTGGAAAACCAATCCCTGGTGCAAAGAAAAAAGGAATGGATATAAGTGAATATCAGGGAACTATTAACTGGGATACGGTAAAAAACAGATCGGATATTGATTTCGTTATTATCCGCTGCAGTTATGGTTCAGGCTATAAAGATCGTAAATGGGAGTACAATGTAAAAGAATGTGAACGATTGGGAATTCCTTATGGGGTATACATATATTCTACAGCAACAACGGTTTCGGCAGTAGAGAAAGAGGCTGAAAATGTTAAGAAAATGTTGGAAGGACACCAGCCGACATACCCCGTTTATTTTGACATGGAAGAGAATTCGGTTCTGAATCTTGGCAGTTCAACAATTGGAAAATTGGCAAATACATTTTGTTCTAAGATATCTGGGGCTGGATATAAAGTTGGAATTTATGCGAGCCTGTATTGGTGGAATAGTATATTGACAGATCGGGTATTTAAGAATGAGTCCTGGTCTAAATGGGTTGCGCAGTATAGTGCATCTTGTCAGTATCAGTCAAAGTATGATATGTGGCAGTGTACGTCTTCGGGAAAAGTAAATGGTGTTAGTACCAATGTAGATATTAACTTCTGGATGTCAGATGAACCGGTGATAAATCAAGATGCAGATCGGGTAATGGTTTCCGATGAGAATATCATTACATATACGTCGCATATGCAAAGTTATGGCTGGCAGGAGCCTGTAAATAACGGTTATCAGACAGGAAAGCCGGGTTATGGAAAAAGACTAGAAGCGTTTAAAATAAATGTCGGGGGCGGATATGGAGATCTAGGAGTAAGATATCAGGCATGTATACAGGATGAAGGCTGGAAGCCACTGGCAGAAACAGGGCAGCTCGCAGGAACAGAAGGAAAAAGCAAGTATATTCAGGCTGTGAAAATTAGTTTAACAGGAAGTCAGGCCGAGAATTATGATATATACTATCGTGTATATAGTCAGAACTTTGGCTGGCTGGGATGGACATCCAATGGACAGCCGGCTGGAAGCCAGGGATATGAAAAACGAATTGAGGCATTACAAATTGCTGTCTTACCAAAAGGAGCAACGATACCCGGAACAACAGATAATTCGTATAAGACTACAGGAAAGAAAGTAGAATATAGAACATACGTAGAAAAACAAGGATGGAAGAAATACAGTGCGGATGGTGAACAGAGCGGTACAATTGGTCAGGCAAGAGCGGTTCAGGGATTAGCTGTCAGAGTAAATGATACACAATATAGTGGAAATATAGTATATGATACGTATATGCAAAGTTATGGCTGGATGGGAGAAAAAGCCAATAATACAGCAGCAGGTATATTAAATGGCGGAAAGAGAATGGAAGCTATAAAGCTGCATCTCACAGGAGAACTTGCGGAAAAGTATGATATTTACTACAGAGTGCATACACAGACATTTGGCTGGCTTGACTGGGCGAAAAACGGAGAACCATCCGGAACAAAAGATTATGCAAAACGAATCGAGGCGGTTCAGGTTAAAGTGGTTCCAAAGGGAAATCCTGCTCCGGGAGCAACATCTATAGCTTTTAAGGAAGCAAAAATAGCTTACAAAACGCATGTACAGACCTATGGATGGATGAGTAAGGTACATGATGGTGAGACGGCCGGAACAAGTGGAAAAGCCAAGAGGATGGAAGCACTGAATATAGCAATGGTAGATTCCAGTTATAATAAGGAAATTTCATATAGAACGCATGTACAGACCTACGGATGGCAAAAGTGGGTTAATGGCGGAAAAAACAGCGGAACAGAGGGAAAAGCTAAGAGACTTGAAGCAATACAGATTGAATTGAAAGATTCGCTGGCAGATCAGTATGATATATATTACCGGGTGCATGCGCAGACGTATGGCTGGCTTGGCTGGGCAAAGAACGGAGAAAAGGCCGGAACGGAAGGTCTTGCGAAAAGATTGGAAGCTATTCAGATCGTACTGGTGGAAAAAGGTGGAGCAGCACCTGGAAGTACTAATAAATTTTTTATAAAAAAAGATAAATAG
- the cdaA gene encoding diadenylate cyclase CdaA yields MEQAVADFIEKYGIGLYIPKVHVTDVIEVLILTFLIYQIIVWIKNTKAWMLLRGIIVLAGFILLAAIFKMHTILFIARNSLTVMATAAIVVFQPELRRALEKLGEKQFLTSVVPFEQNREIRFSEETRENIIRACFAMGKVKTGALIVVEQAIRLTEYESTGIQMDCLVSSQVLENIFEHNTPLHDGAIIIRGDRIVSATCYLPLSDNMRISKDLGTRHRAAVGMSEVSDALIIAVSEETGAVSVAQGGKLARNINEAQLRIKLEEIQHRSSETNRIRAMWKGWREHAKKNN; encoded by the coding sequence ATGGAACAGGCAGTGGCAGATTTTATAGAAAAATACGGAATAGGTCTGTATATTCCAAAGGTACATGTTACAGATGTGATAGAGGTTTTGATTCTTACATTTCTGATTTATCAGATTATTGTATGGATTAAGAATACGAAAGCATGGATGTTACTTCGGGGAATTATCGTTCTTGCCGGATTTATTCTTCTTGCAGCTATATTTAAAATGCATACCATCCTTTTTATTGCGAGAAATTCGCTGACGGTTATGGCAACCGCTGCGATTGTTGTATTCCAGCCGGAACTTCGAAGAGCGCTGGAAAAACTGGGAGAAAAGCAATTCCTGACGTCGGTTGTGCCTTTTGAGCAGAATCGAGAGATACGTTTCAGTGAGGAAACCAGAGAGAATATTATCAGAGCCTGCTTTGCAATGGGAAAAGTAAAGACAGGAGCGTTGATCGTAGTAGAACAGGCAATTCGACTGACAGAATATGAAAGTACAGGGATTCAGATGGATTGTCTGGTATCCAGTCAGGTGTTGGAGAATATATTTGAACACAATACCCCTCTTCATGACGGAGCAATTATTATCCGTGGTGACAGGATTGTGTCGGCAACATGCTACCTTCCACTTTCTGACAATATGCGTATCAGTAAAGATCTGGGAACAAGGCATCGTGCCGCAGTTGGAATGAGTGAAGTCAGTGATGCTCTGATCATTGCTGTTTCGGAAGAAACGGGAGCTGTATCTGTGGCACAAGGAGGCAAACTGGCGAGAAATATTAATGAAGCGCAGCTTAGGATAAAACTGGAAGAAATCCAGCACAGAAGTAGTGAAACTAACAGAATACGGGCAATGTGGAAAGGATGGCGTGAGCATGCAAAAAAGAATAACTAA
- a CDS encoding ATP-dependent RecD-like DNA helicase, protein MEEIKGYVEHIVYRNEDNGYTVFHLNNSDGEVTCVGNFHFIEEGELLRLTGGYTTHKMYGLQFAVEESEVCEPEDLISIERYLGSGAIKGIGAALAGKIVKKFKENTFRIIEEEPERLAEIKGISERKAREIASQVEEKKDMRQAMIYLQKFGISTTLAAKIYQHYGRNVYRTIEENPYQLADHVPGVGFKTADEIAAKIGIHTDSDFRIRSGIFYTLQQSVNDGHIYLYQEALLRETSELLGVQIQDMEQYLMDLAMEKKIVMKPSEQGMRIYTSHYYYMELNTAKMLHDLNLDFEIADANLIRRINKIEKNTELYLDDMQKTAVMEAVRHGLMILTGGPGTGKTTTINAMIHFFESEGLDIYLAAPTGRAAKRMTEATGCEAQTIHRLLEVSGNPDDETIGGFQRNAENPLEADVVIIDEMSMVDLPLMYALLNAIVPGTRVILVGDVNQLPSVGPGSVLKDIISSECFSVVKLTKIFRQAGESDIIVNAHKINRGEPVVLDNKSMDFFFLKRDDTNMIISNIITLIQKKLPKFVNAKEADIQVLTPMRKGLLGVERINKILQEYLNPPKPGKQEKEYGDHLFREGDKVMQIKNNYQLEWEISTRYGMTIDKGIGVFNGDMGIIRKINTYEETVTVEYDEKKLVKYPYNLLDELELAYAITIHKAQGSEYPAVIIPLLQGPRQLYYRNLLYTAVTRARKCVTVIGNESVFQEMIHNTNQQNRNTSLAERIRELNES, encoded by the coding sequence ATGGAAGAGATTAAAGGATACGTAGAACATATCGTTTACAGAAATGAAGATAACGGATATACAGTATTCCATTTGAATAATTCAGATGGAGAGGTTACCTGTGTCGGAAATTTTCATTTTATAGAAGAAGGAGAATTATTAAGATTGACAGGAGGCTATACAACACATAAGATGTATGGCCTTCAATTCGCTGTGGAAGAATCGGAAGTATGTGAACCGGAGGATCTGATATCAATTGAAAGATATTTAGGATCCGGAGCGATAAAAGGAATCGGAGCCGCGCTGGCGGGAAAAATTGTCAAGAAATTTAAAGAAAATACTTTTCGGATCATAGAAGAAGAGCCGGAGAGACTGGCGGAAATCAAGGGAATCAGCGAACGGAAAGCAAGAGAGATTGCTTCTCAGGTGGAAGAAAAGAAAGATATGCGTCAGGCGATGATCTATCTGCAGAAGTTTGGAATTTCAACGACGCTTGCGGCGAAAATCTATCAGCATTATGGCCGTAATGTTTACCGCACGATTGAGGAGAATCCGTATCAGCTGGCGGATCATGTTCCGGGGGTTGGATTTAAGACTGCTGATGAGATTGCGGCAAAGATTGGAATCCACACAGATTCGGATTTTCGTATACGAAGTGGGATTTTTTATACATTGCAGCAGAGCGTGAATGATGGACATATTTATTTGTATCAGGAAGCACTGTTAAGAGAGACCAGTGAATTGCTTGGTGTTCAGATTCAGGACATGGAACAGTACCTGATGGATCTTGCGATGGAAAAAAAGATCGTTATGAAGCCGTCGGAGCAGGGAATGAGGATATATACGTCTCATTACTATTATATGGAATTAAATACAGCAAAAATGCTGCATGATCTTAATCTTGATTTTGAAATTGCAGATGCTAACTTAATACGCCGGATTAATAAAATCGAAAAAAATACAGAGTTGTATCTGGATGATATGCAAAAGACTGCTGTAATGGAAGCAGTAAGGCATGGTCTGATGATCCTGACAGGGGGACCTGGTACCGGTAAGACGACTACGATCAATGCTATGATACATTTTTTTGAAAGTGAAGGGCTGGATATTTACCTGGCCGCACCGACAGGAAGGGCGGCAAAAAGAATGACTGAGGCAACCGGCTGTGAAGCACAGACGATACACCGTCTTCTAGAAGTGTCAGGAAATCCGGATGATGAGACAATCGGGGGCTTCCAGCGGAATGCAGAAAATCCACTGGAAGCAGATGTAGTTATTATTGATGAGATGTCGATGGTAGATCTGCCACTTATGTATGCACTCCTGAATGCTATCGTACCCGGAACACGTGTGATCCTGGTGGGGGATGTGAACCAGCTTCCAAGTGTAGGACCGGGAAGTGTACTGAAAGATATCATTTCTTCGGAGTGCTTTTCGGTTGTAAAACTGACGAAGATATTCAGACAGGCCGGAGAAAGTGATATTATTGTGAATGCGCATAAGATCAACCGGGGAGAACCGGTTGTTCTGGACAATAAAAGTATGGATTTCTTCTTCTTAAAACGTGACGATACGAATATGATCATCAGCAATATTATTACATTGATCCAGAAGAAACTTCCAAAGTTTGTGAATGCGAAAGAAGCGGATATTCAGGTTCTGACACCGATGCGAAAAGGACTGTTGGGGGTAGAGAGAATCAATAAGATATTACAGGAATATCTGAATCCGCCGAAACCTGGAAAACAGGAAAAAGAATACGGAGATCACCTGTTTCGTGAGGGGGACAAGGTGATGCAGATTAAGAATAATTATCAGCTTGAATGGGAAATTTCTACCCGCTATGGAATGACGATCGATAAGGGAATCGGTGTCTTTAACGGCGATATGGGAATCATACGTAAAATTAATACATATGAGGAAACGGTTACTGTTGAGTATGATGAAAAGAAGCTGGTAAAGTATCCGTATAATCTGCTGGATGAATTGGAACTGGCTTATGCTATAACGATTCATAAAGCCCAGGGAAGTGAATATCCGGCGGTTATTATCCCTTTGTTACAGGGACCAAGACAGCTATATTACAGAAATCTGCTTTATACGGCTGTTACAAGAGCAAGAAAGTGTGTTACAGTGATTGGAAATGAAAGTGTATTTCAGGAAATGATACATAATACGAATCAACAGAACCGTAATACGAGTCTTGCAGAGCGAATCCGGGAATTAAATGAATCATAA
- a CDS encoding HPr family phosphocarrier protein yields the protein MIRQKVTITNPTGLHLRPAGMFCNIASRYKCKVEFMYDDDVAANAKSVLSVLGACVKSGDEIELICDGEDEKEAMDAMVSAIEDGLGE from the coding sequence ATGATCAGACAGAAAGTTACAATAACAAATCCAACAGGGTTACATCTCAGACCGGCAGGAATGTTCTGTAACATAGCAAGTAGATACAAATGCAAAGTAGAGTTTATGTATGATGACGATGTTGCAGCAAATGCAAAGAGCGTTTTAAGTGTTCTCGGAGCATGTGTGAAATCGGGAGATGAGATCGAACTTATTTGCGACGGGGAAGATGAAAAAGAGGCTATGGATGCCATGGTCAGTGCAATCGAAGATGGATTAGGAGAATAA
- a CDS encoding GtrA family protein, with protein MKDKIKNILDITFWKFVLVGIVNTLVGTAVMFAAYNVLHLSYWISSASNYVVGSIVSYFLNKYFTFQNKEKSWKQLVKFALNITVCYLVAYGLAKPLVSWFLHGQSKSVQDNLSMLVGMGAFVVFNYVGQRVIVFRK; from the coding sequence ATGAAAGATAAAATAAAAAATATACTGGATATAACATTTTGGAAATTTGTATTGGTTGGAATTGTGAATACACTGGTCGGAACAGCTGTAATGTTTGCAGCATATAATGTGTTACATCTGAGCTATTGGATATCCTCGGCATCCAATTATGTTGTGGGGAGTATTGTGAGTTATTTTTTGAATAAGTATTTTACATTTCAGAATAAAGAAAAGTCATGGAAGCAACTGGTTAAGTTTGCGTTAAATATTACGGTCTGTTATCTGGTTGCGTACGGGCTTGCCAAGCCGCTTGTGTCATGGTTTCTTCACGGACAGAGTAAAAGTGTACAGGATAATCTGTCTATGCTAGTTGGAATGGGAGCGTTCGTGGTGTTTAATTATGTGGGACAGAGAGTGATTGTATTTAGAAAATAA